A region from the Agarivorans sp. Alg241-V36 genome encodes:
- a CDS encoding glycine C-acetyltransferase, whose amino-acid sequence MTAAFSAHISQLLQQVKDDGLYKHERVINSQQQAAIDVEQGQVVNFCANNYLGLANSPALIEAAKSGLDSHGFGAASVRFICGTQDIHKRLEQGLSEFLGMEDTILYSSCFDANAGLFETLLGPEDAIISDALNHASIIDGVRLCKAKRFRYANNDLAELEQCLEAADEAGARFKLIATDGVFSMDGVIANLPGICDLADKYDAMVMVDDSHAVGFVGEHGRGTHEYHHVMQRVDIITGTLGKAMGGASGGFTSAKKEVIDWLRQRSRPYLFSNSLAPAIVSASLKVLELLAEGDALRKQLWDNVEYFRTEMSQAGFTLAGADHAIIPVMLGDAKLASTFADKLLERGIYVIGFSFPVVPKGQARIRTQISAAHSHEQLEHAVTAFIEVGKDLGVIQ is encoded by the coding sequence ATGACAGCCGCTTTCTCAGCACACATTTCTCAGCTCTTACAACAAGTAAAAGATGACGGTTTATATAAGCATGAGCGAGTGATTAACTCGCAGCAGCAAGCCGCTATCGATGTTGAACAAGGCCAAGTTGTTAACTTTTGTGCTAACAACTACTTGGGCTTAGCCAATTCCCCTGCTCTTATTGAGGCGGCCAAATCGGGCTTAGATAGCCATGGCTTTGGTGCTGCTTCGGTGCGTTTTATTTGTGGTACCCAAGATATTCATAAACGCTTAGAGCAAGGCTTGAGTGAGTTTTTGGGCATGGAAGATACCATTTTGTATTCTTCTTGCTTTGATGCCAACGCAGGGCTTTTTGAAACCTTACTAGGCCCAGAAGATGCGATTATTTCTGATGCCTTAAACCATGCCTCGATTATTGACGGAGTACGTTTGTGTAAGGCTAAGCGCTTCCGCTATGCTAACAACGACTTAGCGGAGCTTGAGCAATGCTTAGAAGCTGCCGATGAAGCGGGGGCGCGTTTTAAGCTGATAGCCACCGATGGGGTGTTCTCCATGGACGGCGTGATTGCCAACTTGCCAGGTATTTGTGATTTAGCCGATAAGTACGATGCGATGGTGATGGTTGATGATTCTCACGCGGTGGGTTTTGTGGGTGAGCATGGGCGCGGCACACATGAGTATCATCACGTCATGCAGCGGGTAGATATTATTACCGGCACCCTAGGCAAGGCCATGGGCGGCGCATCAGGCGGCTTTACCTCGGCCAAGAAAGAAGTGATCGATTGGTTGCGCCAACGTTCTCGCCCTTACCTTTTCTCAAACTCTCTTGCGCCTGCCATTGTTAGTGCTTCTCTTAAAGTGTTGGAGCTACTCGCTGAGGGCGATGCCCTGCGTAAGCAGCTTTGGGATAACGTTGAGTACTTCAGAACTGAGATGAGCCAAGCAGGCTTTACTTTGGCAGGTGCCGACCACGCCATAATTCCAGTGATGTTAGGCGACGCTAAACTGGCAAGCACCTTTGCTGACAAACTACTTGAGCGTGGTATTTACGTGATTGGTTTTTCTTTTCCTGTGGTGCCTAAAGGTCAGGCGCGGATCCGTACTCAAATTTCTGCCGCTCATTCACATGAGCAGTTAGAGCATGCAGTTACCGCCTTCATTGAAGTGGGTAAAGACTTAGGGGTGATCCAATGA
- the rfaD gene encoding ADP-glyceromanno-heptose 6-epimerase, whose translation MIIVTGGAGFIGANIVKSLNEQGHNDIIVVDDLKDGTKFVNLVDLEIADYLDKDDFIARIVSGEDIGAEYGQKIEAIFHEGACSATTEWDGKYMMENNYEYSKELLHYCLDRRIPFLYASSAATYGDTEIFKEEKQYEGPLNVYGYSKLQFDNYVRCLLPEIDSQVVGFRYFNVYGPREQHKGSMASVAFHLNNQVNDGQNPKLFEGYDGYGNGGQSRDFVYVGDVVKVNLWFWKNPDQSGIFNLGTGQAEPFRAVAEAVINYHQKGEIEYIPFPDHLKGRYQSFTQANIDKLRAAGYAEPFKDVAQGVAEYMAWLNK comes from the coding sequence ATGATTATCGTAACAGGTGGCGCAGGCTTTATTGGCGCAAACATTGTAAAAAGTCTCAACGAACAAGGCCATAATGACATCATTGTGGTGGATGATCTCAAAGACGGCACTAAATTCGTCAATTTGGTTGACCTAGAAATCGCTGACTACCTTGATAAAGACGACTTCATAGCGCGTATCGTTTCTGGCGAAGATATTGGCGCCGAGTACGGCCAAAAAATTGAAGCCATATTCCATGAAGGTGCTTGTTCTGCCACAACAGAGTGGGACGGCAAGTACATGATGGAAAACAACTATGAGTACTCAAAAGAGTTACTGCATTACTGTTTAGACCGTCGCATTCCATTCTTATATGCTTCTTCTGCCGCCACTTATGGCGATACCGAGATTTTTAAAGAAGAGAAGCAATACGAAGGGCCGCTTAATGTATACGGTTACTCAAAGCTGCAGTTTGATAACTATGTACGCTGCTTGTTGCCAGAAATCGATTCTCAAGTGGTTGGGTTTCGTTACTTCAATGTGTACGGTCCTCGTGAGCAACACAAAGGCAGCATGGCCAGCGTGGCTTTCCACTTAAATAACCAAGTAAATGATGGGCAAAACCCCAAATTATTTGAAGGTTATGACGGCTATGGCAACGGCGGACAAAGCCGCGATTTTGTTTACGTTGGTGACGTGGTGAAAGTAAACCTATGGTTCTGGAAAAACCCAGATCAAAGCGGAATTTTCAACCTAGGCACTGGCCAAGCAGAACCATTCCGTGCGGTAGCAGAAGCGGTAATCAACTATCACCAAAAGGGTGAAATTGAATACATTCCGTTCCCAGATCACCTAAAAGGCCGCTACCAAAGCTTTACTCAAGCGAATATCGACAAGCTACGCGCAGCTGGTTATGCAGAACCATTTAAAGACGTTGCCCAAGGGGTAGCTGAATACATGGCCTGGCTAAACAAGTAA
- a CDS encoding glycosyltransferase family 2 protein produces MSAKPPVISIVCPCFNEQESVGLFIDTMLPELEKTELSFEIIFINDGSRDNTLSTLKDLQKRHAGIRVINLARNFGKEAALTAGIDLSKGQVIVPIDVDLQDPPELIHDFIREWNNGYDVVVAKRVDRTSDSFAKKLSAELFYKFHNRISHVKIPVNVGDYRLMTRRVVSAIQQMPENQRFMKGIFSWVGFKTKIVEYKRDPRIAGETSFNGWKLWNFALEGITSFSTAPLRIWLYIGLAISTLAFVYGSAIVIKTLLFGIDAPGYASLITIMLFLGGVQLIGLGVLGEYIGRLFMESKRRPIYIVEEDN; encoded by the coding sequence ATGAGCGCAAAGCCTCCGGTTATATCAATAGTTTGCCCCTGCTTTAACGAGCAAGAATCCGTGGGTTTATTCATCGATACCATGCTGCCAGAGCTCGAAAAAACCGAGCTTAGTTTCGAGATTATTTTTATTAACGACGGTAGTCGCGATAACACCTTATCCACACTCAAAGATTTGCAAAAACGACATGCTGGGATAAGAGTCATTAACCTTGCGCGCAATTTTGGTAAGGAAGCAGCGCTTACCGCAGGGATAGATTTATCTAAAGGCCAAGTGATTGTGCCTATTGATGTTGACCTACAAGATCCACCCGAGCTGATTCATGACTTTATCCGGGAATGGAACAATGGCTACGATGTTGTTGTAGCAAAACGGGTTGATAGAACCAGTGATAGTTTTGCCAAGAAGCTCAGCGCCGAATTGTTCTATAAATTTCACAATCGAATATCTCACGTAAAAATTCCGGTTAACGTTGGTGACTACCGACTAATGACTCGTAGAGTTGTCTCTGCCATTCAACAAATGCCTGAAAACCAACGTTTTATGAAAGGCATCTTCTCTTGGGTTGGCTTTAAAACAAAAATTGTTGAATATAAACGAGACCCTAGAATTGCCGGCGAAACCAGCTTTAATGGCTGGAAGCTGTGGAACTTCGCCCTAGAAGGCATCACTAGCTTTAGTACTGCTCCGCTGCGTATTTGGCTTTATATCGGTTTAGCCATTTCGACACTAGCATTTGTATATGGCAGTGCCATTGTTATCAAAACCCTATTGTTTGGTATCGACGCTCCTGGTTATGCATCGCTAATTACTATTATGCTATTTTTAGGCGGGGTACAGTTAATTGGCTTAGGTGTGCTAGGTGAGTATATTGGCCGTTTGTTTATGGAGTCGAAACGACGCCCCATTTACATTGTGGAAGAAGACAACTAA
- a CDS encoding 3-deoxy-D-manno-octulosonic acid kinase, whose translation MQIEKQKTADGWLFYNPAVWQQVSDAYFEPRHWQQNRAVVGQAMGRGKTLFFRFEHREFVLRHYHRGGLVAKLSNDRYLYSSLQRTRVWKEFSLLMKLQALELPAPVPIAGRVKRKGLSFQADLILERISGAKDLAKLLSERRLPLNLWQKIAETIAQFHRAGVYHADLNLRNIMVDDQQRVWLIDFDNGRICRPRKKWQQANIARFYRSLEKEQAKPGYCHWLESDWQYFLACYQQAL comes from the coding sequence ATGCAGATTGAAAAACAGAAAACCGCTGACGGCTGGCTATTCTATAATCCGGCAGTATGGCAGCAGGTAAGTGATGCTTATTTTGAGCCCCGACATTGGCAACAAAATAGAGCGGTGGTAGGCCAAGCTATGGGCCGAGGTAAAACCCTGTTTTTTCGTTTTGAGCACCGAGAGTTTGTATTACGCCACTATCATCGTGGTGGTTTAGTCGCTAAATTGAGTAATGACCGCTATTTGTATTCCAGCCTTCAGCGCACTCGAGTGTGGAAAGAGTTCTCACTGTTGATGAAGTTACAAGCGCTTGAGCTTCCAGCCCCAGTACCCATTGCCGGTAGAGTTAAACGCAAAGGTTTGAGCTTCCAAGCGGATTTGATTTTGGAGCGTATAAGTGGCGCTAAAGATCTGGCTAAGTTGCTTAGCGAGCGCCGACTCCCTTTAAATTTATGGCAAAAAATTGCTGAGACCATTGCGCAGTTTCATCGGGCTGGGGTTTATCATGCCGACCTCAACTTACGTAACATCATGGTTGATGACCAGCAACGTGTTTGGTTAATTGATTTTGATAATGGCCGAATTTGTCGACCGAGAAAAAAATGGCAGCAAGCTAACATTGCTCGTTTTTACCGTTCTTTAGAAAAAGAGCAGGCAAAGCCTGGTTACTGCCATTGGCTCGAGTCTGACTGGCAGTATTTTTTGGCTTGTTATCAACAAGCGCTTTAG
- a CDS encoding glycosyltransferase family 9 protein: protein MTKQQTTLKVCILRLSAIGDVCNALAVVQQLQNSYQHVDITWVCGKAEAQLLAAFSNIKLLVYDKKDGLKGMLAVKRELKGQQFDVLLHMQAALRASLLSCCIPAKRRIGFDKSRAKDGQWLFTNEKIAPANSAHVLDGFLQFLLPLGVAIQAPSWQVPLSPADQQTAKQLLGRSGKHIVICPAASKAYKNWTLQGYAGIAQYALEQGYQVSLIGSPANNEVALSEQVNQACQGKLNNLCGKTSLSQLWALIAQADLLISPDTGPAHMAVAANTPVLGLYAHHNPQRTGPYNYRDYVVSVWQQLIEKEQGKPAAQLSWRSRVKDPNAMQYITLDAVIEMFEFIKKEQQL, encoded by the coding sequence ATGACCAAGCAGCAAACCACCTTAAAAGTCTGTATTTTACGCCTATCAGCTATCGGCGATGTCTGTAATGCTCTGGCTGTGGTTCAGCAACTTCAAAACAGCTACCAACATGTCGACATTACCTGGGTATGTGGCAAAGCAGAAGCACAGTTATTAGCTGCCTTCAGCAATATAAAACTGCTTGTATACGATAAAAAAGATGGCTTAAAAGGCATGCTCGCTGTTAAACGAGAGCTTAAAGGCCAGCAATTTGATGTTTTGCTACACATGCAAGCCGCGTTGCGTGCCAGCTTGCTAAGCTGCTGTATTCCCGCAAAACGTAGAATTGGTTTTGACAAAAGCCGCGCTAAAGATGGTCAGTGGCTATTTACTAACGAAAAGATTGCTCCGGCTAATTCTGCTCATGTATTAGATGGCTTTTTACAGTTTCTATTGCCGCTGGGAGTAGCTATTCAAGCCCCAAGTTGGCAAGTGCCACTTTCTCCAGCAGACCAACAAACCGCGAAACAATTGCTAGGCCGTTCTGGTAAGCATATCGTGATCTGTCCGGCCGCTAGCAAAGCCTATAAGAATTGGACCTTGCAAGGTTATGCAGGCATCGCCCAATACGCGCTTGAGCAGGGCTACCAAGTGAGTTTAATAGGTAGTCCGGCTAACAATGAGGTCGCTCTAAGCGAGCAAGTTAATCAAGCCTGCCAAGGCAAGTTAAACAACCTTTGTGGAAAAACCAGCTTAAGCCAGCTTTGGGCACTCATTGCCCAAGCAGATCTGCTAATATCGCCAGATACTGGCCCAGCTCATATGGCGGTAGCAGCAAATACGCCGGTTTTAGGGCTGTATGCTCACCACAATCCACAACGCACTGGTCCTTATAATTATCGAGATTACGTAGTGAGCGTGTGGCAGCAATTGATTGAAAAAGAACAAGGCAAACCTGCTGCTCAACTTAGTTGGCGCAGTAGGGTTAAAGATCCCAATGCTATGCAATACATCACCCTTGATGCGGTGATTGAGATGTTTGAATTTATAAAAAAAGAGCAACAATTATGA
- a CDS encoding TetR/AcrR family transcriptional regulator, which produces MKTKDKIIHTSLKLFNERGERQITTNHIAAELGISPGNLYYHFSNKQEIIRSIFDLYVAQLENSFRPHADQRLSLEHLTQYLDASFELMWRFRFMYANLLELLARDSELEEKYQGLQLELANWSRDILFQLRESRFLSGDDAIMAELADSVKFIIGAWIGYQSAQLKGGEITKPRLYQGVLKILFTLRPYFTEESQSIYQDLHQHYVKCAERSE; this is translated from the coding sequence ATGAAAACTAAAGATAAAATAATTCATACTTCTCTAAAACTCTTCAACGAGCGCGGTGAACGACAAATAACCACCAATCATATTGCCGCCGAGCTGGGCATTAGCCCTGGGAACCTGTACTACCATTTCAGTAACAAACAAGAAATTATTCGCAGCATTTTCGATTTATACGTGGCTCAGTTAGAAAACAGCTTTCGGCCACACGCTGATCAACGTTTGAGCTTAGAGCACTTAACTCAGTACTTAGATGCCAGTTTTGAGCTAATGTGGCGTTTTCGTTTTATGTACGCCAACTTACTAGAACTATTAGCGCGAGACTCAGAATTGGAAGAGAAATACCAAGGCTTACAGTTAGAGTTAGCTAATTGGAGCCGAGATATTCTGTTTCAGCTTCGTGAGAGCCGCTTCCTAAGCGGCGACGACGCAATAATGGCTGAATTAGCCGACAGTGTTAAGTTTATTATTGGTGCGTGGATTGGCTACCAAAGTGCACAGCTAAAAGGTGGGGAAATCACCAAGCCGCGCTTGTATCAAGGGGTACTTAAAATCTTGTTTACCTTGCGGCCTTACTTTACTGAAGAGTCGCAAAGCATCTACCAAGATTTGCATCAACATTACGTAAAATGTGCTGAACGCAGTGAATAG
- the waaA gene encoding lipid IV(A) 3-deoxy-D-manno-octulosonic acid transferase, whose amino-acid sequence MRILYNILLVVVLPLAIYKLYWPRAGKPSVGKRWPEHFGLSKKVSAVDVWLHAVSVGEVLAAIPLITQLKQQQPQLNILLTTTTATGAEQAQSKLADLVIHRYAPFDLWPCTRWFLHLHKPKQLWIMETELWPNWLQLCQNQNIPVSLINARMSQRSCQRYLRFKGFSQRLYGQLGQVLAQHQDDAQRFNQLGVAAANLVVTGSIKYDLPDTHAIQQQAEQLRPSLFSERLIWIAASTHKGEDELVLEVMQQVRKQLPDSLLILVPRHPERFDQVAELIAANGFDCARRSQQQSPAAKDAVYLADTMGEMLLMYACSDAAFIGGSLVPVGGHNYLEAAALGLPCMAGEHDFNFSDISQQLQACGALKLSADTEQLANWLKAWLSSAEERNKAGDAGLSIVKQNQGALARSLAALLN is encoded by the coding sequence ATGCGCATTCTATACAACATTTTGCTAGTGGTAGTTTTGCCCTTGGCGATATACAAACTTTACTGGCCGCGAGCTGGCAAGCCGTCGGTAGGCAAGCGTTGGCCAGAGCATTTTGGATTGAGTAAAAAAGTATCAGCGGTTGATGTATGGTTGCATGCTGTGTCCGTCGGTGAAGTATTAGCGGCCATTCCTTTAATTACTCAATTGAAGCAGCAGCAACCGCAACTCAATATATTACTGACTACCACTACCGCTACAGGTGCTGAGCAAGCCCAATCCAAACTGGCGGATTTAGTCATTCATCGCTATGCACCTTTTGATCTATGGCCGTGTACTCGCTGGTTTCTGCATTTACATAAACCCAAGCAGCTGTGGATTATGGAAACAGAATTGTGGCCAAATTGGCTACAGCTTTGTCAAAACCAAAACATTCCGGTATCGCTTATCAATGCCCGTATGTCACAACGCTCTTGTCAGCGCTATTTGCGCTTCAAAGGCTTTAGTCAGCGCTTGTATGGTCAATTAGGGCAGGTATTGGCGCAACATCAGGATGACGCACAGCGCTTTAATCAATTGGGAGTTGCAGCCGCCAACTTGGTGGTAACCGGCTCGATAAAATACGACCTGCCCGATACCCATGCCATACAGCAACAAGCAGAGCAACTTCGCCCCAGCTTGTTTAGTGAGCGCCTAATATGGATTGCCGCCAGTACCCACAAAGGTGAAGACGAGCTAGTACTTGAGGTGATGCAGCAAGTTCGCAAGCAGCTTCCCGACAGTTTATTAATATTAGTGCCGCGACACCCTGAACGCTTCGACCAAGTGGCCGAATTAATTGCTGCCAATGGCTTTGATTGCGCGCGTCGCAGCCAACAACAAAGTCCCGCTGCAAAAGATGCAGTTTATTTAGCCGACACTATGGGCGAGATGCTGTTGATGTATGCTTGCTCTGATGCCGCTTTCATCGGTGGTTCCTTGGTGCCCGTGGGTGGACATAATTATTTAGAAGCTGCTGCATTAGGTTTGCCCTGCATGGCTGGCGAACATGACTTTAACTTTTCAGATATAAGCCAACAGCTGCAAGCCTGCGGCGCGCTTAAGCTTAGCGCTGATACAGAGCAACTGGCCAATTGGCTTAAAGCGTGGTTAAGCAGCGCTGAAGAGCGCAACAAAGCCGGGGACGCAGGCTTGTCTATTGTTAAGCAAAACCAAGGCGCTTTAGCGCGCAGCCTAGCAGCGCTTTTAAACTAA
- the tdh gene encoding L-threonine 3-dehydrogenase: MKALAKLKTEPGIWMTQVEMPELGHNDLLIKINKTAICGTDVHIYNWDEWSQKTIPVPMVIGHEYAGEVVDIGQEVRGFSVGDRVSGEGHITCGHCRNCRGGRTHLCRNTVGVGVNRTGCFSEYLVIPAVNAFKLPDEISDDLAAIFDPFGNAVHSALSFDLVGEDVLITGAGPIGVMAAAICKHVGARHVVVTDVNDYRLDLAQKMGATRVVNVAKDSLKDTMAELKMTEGFDVGLEMSGVPSAFSSMLELMNHGGKVAMLGIPPSDMGIDWSQVIFKGLVIKGIYGREMFETWYKMASLVQSGLDLSPIITHHYSVDDFQQGFDAMRSGQSGKVILDWQQ, from the coding sequence ATTAAAGCCTTAGCTAAGTTAAAAACAGAACCCGGGATTTGGATGACTCAGGTTGAGATGCCAGAGCTTGGGCATAACGATCTATTAATCAAGATAAATAAAACGGCTATTTGCGGTACCGATGTGCACATCTACAACTGGGATGAATGGTCACAAAAAACCATTCCAGTGCCTATGGTGATAGGCCATGAATACGCCGGGGAAGTGGTGGATATTGGACAAGAGGTTCGCGGATTCTCGGTAGGAGATCGCGTTTCTGGCGAAGGGCACATTACCTGTGGCCATTGCCGTAACTGCCGGGGTGGACGTACCCATTTGTGCCGGAATACCGTTGGGGTAGGTGTTAATCGTACCGGCTGTTTTTCTGAATACTTGGTTATTCCTGCGGTTAACGCTTTTAAATTGCCCGACGAGATTAGTGACGACCTAGCCGCTATTTTTGACCCTTTTGGTAATGCGGTACATAGTGCTTTGTCGTTTGATTTAGTGGGCGAAGATGTATTGATTACCGGCGCCGGCCCGATTGGTGTAATGGCCGCGGCCATTTGTAAACACGTGGGTGCGCGCCATGTGGTGGTAACCGATGTGAACGACTATCGCTTGGATCTAGCCCAAAAAATGGGCGCGACGCGAGTGGTGAATGTTGCCAAGGACTCACTTAAAGACACTATGGCCGAGCTTAAAATGACTGAAGGCTTTGATGTAGGTTTAGAAATGTCGGGCGTGCCTAGTGCGTTTAGCTCAATGTTAGAGCTGATGAACCATGGTGGCAAAGTGGCAATGCTGGGCATTCCGCCTAGTGATATGGGCATTGATTGGAGCCAAGTTATCTTTAAAGGCTTGGTGATAAAAGGTATTTACGGCCGAGAAATGTTTGAAACATGGTATAAAATGGCATCTTTGGTACAATCTGGCCTCGATTTAAGCCCAATCATTACCCATCATTATAGTGTTGACGATT
- the waaF gene encoding lipopolysaccharide heptosyltransferase II: MKILVVGPSWVGDMVMSQSLYKTLKQLHPKAQLDVLAPDWCRPMLERMPEVDNALRMPLGHGDLQLTTRWKIARELKQNNYDWAITQPNSLKSALIPWFAGIKQRTGWKGESRYGLLNDLRSNKQDFPLMVERYVSLAHPKASMQSAAVLPAYLHPQLKANQANQQQALAQLELNTEQPILALCPGAEFGPAKRWPEQHYAKVASHWIEQRKGQVWIFGSDKDRAVGTQIIEHVPQELQQHCHNLAGKTKLAEAIDLMALATLAVSNDSGLMHIAAALELPLIAVYGSSSPKYTPPLTENTAILHTDIDCRPCFKKTCQFGHLKCLTELAPEQAILAITKLLT; encoded by the coding sequence ATGAAAATTTTGGTGGTAGGCCCATCTTGGGTAGGCGACATGGTAATGTCGCAAAGCTTGTACAAAACACTTAAACAATTGCACCCAAAAGCGCAATTGGATGTATTAGCGCCAGATTGGTGTCGCCCCATGCTAGAGCGGATGCCTGAAGTAGATAATGCATTGCGCATGCCCTTAGGCCACGGTGATTTGCAGCTAACAACACGTTGGAAAATAGCCCGAGAACTAAAGCAAAATAACTATGATTGGGCCATTACCCAACCTAACTCTCTAAAATCTGCGTTAATTCCTTGGTTTGCAGGCATAAAACAGCGAACTGGCTGGAAAGGCGAAAGCCGCTACGGCCTGCTTAACGATCTGCGCAGCAACAAGCAAGATTTTCCGCTGATGGTGGAGCGTTATGTATCGCTGGCTCATCCTAAAGCGTCGATGCAATCGGCGGCTGTTCTACCCGCTTATTTGCACCCTCAGCTAAAAGCCAACCAAGCCAATCAACAACAGGCTTTGGCTCAGCTTGAATTAAACACAGAGCAGCCAATATTGGCCTTATGCCCGGGGGCGGAATTTGGCCCCGCAAAGCGTTGGCCAGAACAGCACTACGCTAAAGTTGCCAGTCATTGGATTGAACAGCGTAAGGGTCAGGTATGGATTTTTGGTTCTGATAAAGACCGAGCAGTGGGTACGCAAATCATCGAGCATGTACCTCAGGAGCTACAGCAACACTGCCACAACCTTGCCGGCAAGACCAAACTGGCAGAAGCCATCGACTTAATGGCACTAGCCACTTTGGCAGTAAGTAATGACTCAGGTTTAATGCACATCGCCGCGGCTTTAGAGCTGCCCTTAATCGCCGTTTATGGCTCGTCGTCACCAAAGTACACGCCACCTCTGACTGAAAACACAGCTATATTGCATACTGATATAGATTGCCGCCCGTGCTTTAAAAAGACCTGCCAGTTCGGCCACTTAAAATGCTTAACCGAGCTAGCGCCTGAGCAAGCAATTTTAGCTATTACTAAACTACTGACTTAG
- a CDS encoding GtrA family protein, with protein MSNLITRLFSLRIARYGLTGGIATAIHFFLALAVLEYWPQAFAVANFIGFSLAFIFSYLLQTCWVFQHQPSLNNALRFFVVQASALCLSIWLSSLLNDFSDIIKVAVVIVLLPLVTFIIHRCWTYSQAEAQKS; from the coding sequence ATGTCTAACTTAATAACAAGGTTATTCAGTCTTCGCATTGCACGCTACGGCCTTACTGGCGGTATTGCTACCGCAATTCACTTTTTTTTAGCCCTAGCTGTCTTAGAATACTGGCCACAAGCTTTTGCTGTAGCTAACTTTATCGGCTTTAGCTTAGCCTTTATTTTTTCTTACCTATTGCAAACTTGTTGGGTATTTCAGCATCAGCCTTCACTAAACAATGCCTTACGTTTTTTTGTGGTGCAAGCCTCTGCCTTATGCTTATCAATCTGGCTTTCATCCTTACTCAACGATTTTTCGGATATTATTAAAGTTGCGGTGGTTATTGTTTTACTGCCTCTTGTTACCTTTATTATCCACCGCTGCTGGACATACTCCCAAGCAGAAGCCCAGAAATCTTAA
- a CDS encoding 3-deoxy-D-manno-octulosonic acid transferase, with product MYLNQQIEKHFTLIYWSIFVSSVGLLLLYASNQILTGDQTQMLLKGYLGAYHGTWLSYGNAASVVGNVPGSLSALLVGLPLLIWDSPWSPMLLLPIIRLMSFFLFDHVIKQCFSPVVRISFAVLYLLSPWFLFDSLIYNPAYLCFFAGLHCWSAFKMRQSSSFIYGFLHVVAIGLAMQIHYSWPILAAMSAYLYYRGIIKINWWGIVAGGLAVLASLVPYLMEVFHNPAIQGQDSDRYIGWGAVNVYPVLKAALYWLRYSSFLFTNRIIVDANFLWLTDIEWLRTVVDYIWQAVLFTVGGITVICAWVVNKKAWKVIKPHWRSRQALNLTASDWLMHYAFSAFLGIIVSAMLSPIIFSYWHLIIAFAFALFPVLYYAEYWQQKRPERLAKITAIVAAYFLVVNLVASHDSNKYTYLIGYQEQVEAYLEEQGLSLKDLVEENQHN from the coding sequence GTGTATTTAAACCAACAAATAGAAAAACATTTTACTCTGATTTACTGGTCTATCTTTGTTAGCTCTGTTGGCTTGTTACTGCTATATGCAAGCAACCAAATCCTCACCGGTGACCAAACTCAGATGTTATTAAAAGGGTATTTGGGGGCTTACCACGGAACTTGGTTAAGCTACGGTAATGCAGCTAGTGTAGTGGGTAATGTACCTGGCTCTTTATCAGCCTTGTTGGTGGGCTTACCCCTACTAATATGGGACTCTCCTTGGTCACCGATGCTGTTGCTACCCATCATTCGTTTAATGTCGTTCTTCCTGTTCGACCATGTAATTAAACAATGCTTTAGCCCTGTAGTGAGAATCAGCTTTGCTGTACTTTACCTATTAAGCCCTTGGTTTCTATTCGACAGTCTTATCTATAACCCCGCGTATCTTTGTTTCTTTGCTGGGCTGCATTGCTGGTCTGCCTTCAAAATGCGCCAGAGCAGCTCATTCATTTACGGCTTTCTTCATGTCGTAGCTATTGGCTTAGCCATGCAAATTCACTACTCATGGCCAATATTGGCGGCAATGTCAGCTTACCTTTATTATCGCGGCATCATTAAAATAAACTGGTGGGGTATAGTTGCCGGCGGCTTAGCTGTATTAGCCAGTCTAGTTCCCTATTTAATGGAAGTTTTCCACAACCCTGCAATTCAAGGCCAAGACAGCGACCGTTATATCGGCTGGGGTGCAGTAAATGTTTACCCCGTGCTCAAAGCTGCCCTTTACTGGCTGCGCTATAGCTCTTTTCTTTTCACTAATCGCATTATTGTCGATGCCAATTTTCTTTGGCTCACCGATATAGAATGGTTAAGAACTGTCGTTGATTACATTTGGCAAGCAGTACTCTTTACGGTGGGTGGCATTACCGTCATTTGTGCCTGGGTGGTAAATAAAAAAGCCTGGAAGGTAATCAAACCTCATTGGCGAAGCAGACAGGCACTCAATTTAACTGCTTCAGATTGGTTAATGCATTACGCATTTTCTGCGTTCTTAGGCATTATTGTTTCTGCAATGCTCTCTCCAATTATTTTTTCTTATTGGCATTTGATTATCGCCTTTGCTTTCGCCCTATTTCCAGTGCTGTACTACGCTGAGTATTGGCAACAAAAAAGACCCGAAAGGCTCGCTAAAATTACAGCTATTGTTGCCGCCTATTTCTTAGTTGTTAACCTCGTCGCCAGTCATGACAGCAACAAGTACACTTATCTAATTGGCTATCAAGAACAGGTTGAAGCTTATTTAGAAGAGCAAGGTTTGTCTTTAAAAGATCTGGTGGAAGAGAACCAACATAACTAG